In Candidatus Rokuibacteriota bacterium, the DNA window GAACTTCGGCGGACGTTGGGTCTTCATGATCAGCGCCGTCTTCGCCATGGCGGTCCTCTGTTCCCTCCTACTCGCGGAACGGCATGCCCAGCTGCGTGAGCAGGGCCTTCGCCTCTTCGTCGGTCGCGGCCGTGGTGACGATGATCACGTCCATCCCGCGGACCTTGTCGATCTTGTCGTACACGATCTCGGGGAAGATCACCTGTTCCCGAAGACCCATGGCGTAGTTACCCCGCCCGTCGAAGGCCGTCGGCGGCATCCCCTTGAAGTCGCGCACGCGGGGGAGCGCCACGTTGATCAGCCGATCCAGGAACTCGTACATCCGGGACCCTCGAAGACTGACTTTGACCCCGATCGGGACCCCGGCCCGCAGCTTGAAGTTGGCGATCGACTTCTTCGCCCGCGTGATCACCGGCTTCTGGCCGCTGATGGCCGCGAGATCGGCGGTGCTCGATTCGAGCACCTTCACGTTGTCCTTCGCCTCGCCGACGCCCATGTTGATCACGACCTTCTCGAGCCGCGGCACCTGGAACGGGTTCGTGTACCCGCGCTCCTTCATCAGCGAGGGAATCACCACCTTCCGGTAGTGCTCGCGGAGGCGCGGCGGAATCCGCCCGCTGCCCTTCGGGCGGGCCGGCGGAGCCGGGGGCTCCCCCGGAGCGGGCGGACGCTGCTTGGGCGCCGGCTTCGTCGCCTGGGCTTTGACCGTCTTCGCCATGTCGCGTCGCTCTCCCCCCTACCCGCTACCCCT includes these proteins:
- the rplE gene encoding 50S ribosomal protein L5, encoding MAKTVKAQATKPAPKQRPPAPGEPPAPPARPKGSGRIPPRLREHYRKVVIPSLMKERGYTNPFQVPRLEKVVINMGVGEAKDNVKVLESSTADLAAISGQKPVITRAKKSIANFKLRAGVPIGVKVSLRGSRMYEFLDRLINVALPRVRDFKGMPPTAFDGRGNYAMGLREQVIFPEIVYDKIDKVRGMDVIIVTTAATDEEAKALLTQLGMPFRE